A stretch of Paludisphaera borealis DNA encodes these proteins:
- a CDS encoding DUF1592 domain-containing protein, which produces MMPMTGIARILAAAMLSLPAVASPLFAEPPVGPPAPAAVDPNAASAPVRAMFTKYCNACHVGEKAKGGVDLEKLLGQGPPASHRKPWARLKENVEGGTMPPDDHPQPSQEEINALRDWVDAELKKIDCGRTVDPGRVTIRRLNRVEYDNTIRDLLGVDFHPADDFPSDDVGYGFDNIGDVLSLPPILMEKYLAAAETIAEQAIVTGSNARPLVKSYDADSMSAADGEPQDDARILTSDGEIAVAHAFPRDAAYIVRVRAYGQQAGKEPVKMAILVDGKTLKTVEVKAKSGAPEIYEVREKLRHGSRRVGAAFLNDFYDPDNPDEQQRDRNLVVESIEIEGPITAKDDPLPESHKRLIFRTPKKPEEFPECASAVLEKFMLRAFRRPVTGGEVSKLVRLVEMARENGDSFERGVQLAVQAVLASPQFLFRVELYRPKRDKKGKPINAESGAPLNPFEIASRLSYFLWSSMPDDELFKLALDGGLTKDEVLEKQAKRMLRDPKAQAFVENFAGQWLQLRLLKTVNPDRGQFATFDEPLRNAMQQESELFFASIMREDKSVLDFIDSDYTFLNERLAQHYGIPDVTGPQFRRVKLKGKERGGLITQASVLTVTSNASRTSPVKRGKWVLEQILGSPPPPAPPNVPQLADDAKGVLTGTLRQRMEQHRSDPSCASCHARLDPPGFGLENYDAVGAWRAKEGEFPIDASAKLPTGESFSGAAELKAILYKTRKTEFVTCLSEKMLTYALGRGLEDFDVCTVEKIVKDVSADQYRFSRMVLEIVKSDPFRKRRG; this is translated from the coding sequence ATGATGCCCATGACTGGGATTGCAAGAATCCTGGCCGCCGCGATGCTCTCCCTCCCCGCCGTGGCGAGCCCGCTCTTCGCCGAACCCCCGGTCGGCCCTCCGGCCCCGGCCGCTGTCGATCCGAACGCCGCGTCCGCGCCGGTGCGGGCGATGTTCACGAAGTACTGCAACGCCTGCCACGTCGGCGAGAAGGCCAAGGGGGGCGTCGACCTGGAGAAGCTGCTCGGCCAGGGGCCGCCGGCGAGCCACCGCAAGCCCTGGGCGCGGCTCAAGGAGAACGTCGAGGGGGGGACGATGCCCCCGGACGATCATCCCCAGCCGTCGCAGGAGGAGATCAACGCCCTCCGCGATTGGGTCGACGCCGAGCTGAAGAAGATCGACTGCGGCCGGACGGTCGATCCCGGTCGCGTGACGATCCGCAGGCTCAACCGGGTCGAGTACGACAACACGATCCGCGACCTGCTGGGGGTCGACTTCCATCCCGCCGACGACTTCCCGTCGGACGACGTCGGCTACGGCTTCGACAACATCGGCGACGTCCTCTCGCTGCCGCCGATCCTGATGGAGAAGTACCTCGCGGCGGCCGAGACCATCGCCGAGCAGGCCATCGTGACCGGCTCGAACGCGCGGCCGTTGGTGAAATCGTACGACGCCGACAGCATGTCGGCGGCCGACGGCGAGCCGCAGGACGACGCCCGGATCTTGACGAGCGACGGCGAAATCGCCGTTGCGCACGCGTTCCCCCGCGACGCCGCCTACATCGTCCGGGTTCGGGCCTACGGCCAGCAGGCCGGCAAAGAGCCGGTGAAGATGGCGATCCTGGTCGACGGCAAGACGCTTAAAACAGTCGAGGTCAAGGCGAAGTCGGGGGCGCCCGAAATCTACGAGGTGCGCGAGAAACTCCGCCACGGCTCGCGACGCGTGGGGGCGGCGTTTCTCAACGACTTCTACGACCCGGACAACCCCGACGAACAGCAGCGCGACCGCAACCTGGTGGTTGAGTCGATCGAGATCGAAGGCCCGATCACCGCCAAGGACGACCCCCTGCCCGAGAGCCACAAGCGGCTGATCTTCCGCACGCCCAAGAAGCCCGAGGAATTCCCCGAGTGCGCCTCGGCGGTGCTCGAGAAATTCATGTTGCGCGCGTTCCGGCGACCCGTGACCGGCGGCGAGGTCTCCAAGCTGGTCCGGCTCGTCGAGATGGCTCGCGAGAACGGCGACAGCTTCGAGCGCGGCGTTCAGCTCGCCGTGCAAGCGGTCCTGGCCTCGCCGCAGTTCCTCTTCCGGGTCGAGCTGTACCGCCCCAAGCGGGACAAAAAGGGCAAGCCGATCAACGCCGAGTCGGGCGCCCCGCTGAACCCGTTCGAGATCGCGTCGCGGCTGTCGTACTTCCTCTGGAGCAGCATGCCCGACGACGAGCTGTTCAAGCTCGCCCTCGACGGCGGCCTCACCAAGGACGAGGTGCTCGAAAAGCAGGCCAAGCGGATGCTCCGCGACCCCAAGGCCCAGGCGTTCGTCGAGAACTTCGCGGGCCAGTGGCTCCAGCTTCGCCTCCTCAAAACGGTCAACCCCGACCGCGGCCAGTTCGCGACGTTCGACGAGCCGCTCCGCAACGCCATGCAGCAAGAGAGCGAGCTGTTCTTCGCGTCGATCATGCGCGAGGACAAGAGCGTCCTGGACTTCATCGACAGCGACTACACGTTCCTGAACGAGCGGCTCGCCCAGCACTATGGAATTCCCGACGTCACGGGGCCCCAATTCCGCCGCGTGAAGCTCAAGGGCAAGGAACGGGGCGGCCTGATCACCCAGGCGAGCGTGCTGACCGTGACGTCGAACGCCTCGCGCACCTCGCCGGTGAAGCGCGGCAAGTGGGTGCTCGAACAGATTCTGGGAAGCCCTCCGCCCCCCGCGCCGCCCAACGTCCCGCAGCTTGCCGACGACGCCAAGGGGGTCTTGACCGGGACGCTCCGCCAGCGGATGGAGCAGCACCGTTCCGACCCGAGCTGCGCGTCGTGCCACGCGCGGCTCGACCCTCCCGGTTTCGGTCTCGAGAACTACGACGCCGTCGGCGCGTGGCGGGCGAAGGAGGGGGAGTTCCCGATCGACGCCTCGGCCAAGCTGCCCACCGGCGAGTCGTTCAGCGGAGCCGCCGAGTTGAAGGCGATCCTCTACAAGACCCGCAAGACCGAGTTCGTCACGTGTTTGAGTGAGAAGATGCTCACCTACGCCCTCGGACGCGGCCTCGAAGACTTCGACGTCTGCACGGTCGAGAAGATCGTGAAGGACGTATCCGCCGATCAGTACCGTTTCTCCCGCATGGTCCTGGAAATCGTCAAGAGCGACCCATTCCGGAAGCGCCGAGGATAA
- a CDS encoding DUF1552 domain-containing protein: MSRPSRISRRAILRGVGATIALPWMEAMAPAAGLGGPSGAAPVAPKRMAFFYVPNGVHMQDWKPKDEGAGYNLPWILEPLASVKDDLLVLSGLEQHNGQALGDGPGDHARSLSSFLTGAHPYKTDGANIKVGISVDQMAAVHIGGRTRLPSLELGIERGGQSGNCDSGYSCAYSSNISWRSATTPMAKEVNPRFVFDRLFSGRGKTGTAAERQKRELYERSILDYVLEDAQSLRGRIGLNDRRKMDEYLTSVREIEQRIAKAETPVQLDGGVARPSGVPKDYAEHVRLMFELIALAFQTDTTRICTFMFANEGSSRPYPFLDVPEGHHDLSHHGGDAKKHAKIRKINRFHIEEFGRLLTRLKSIREGDQSVLDNSMIVYGSGIGDGDRHNHDDLPVLFAGKGGGSIKTGRHVVYKPEPLNNLYLSMLDKMGVPCDRIGDSTGKLGKLDG, encoded by the coding sequence ATGAGCCGACCTTCACGGATTTCCCGCCGCGCGATCTTGCGGGGAGTGGGCGCCACGATCGCCCTGCCCTGGATGGAAGCCATGGCGCCGGCCGCCGGCCTGGGCGGTCCGTCGGGCGCCGCGCCCGTCGCCCCCAAGCGGATGGCCTTCTTCTACGTCCCCAACGGCGTCCACATGCAGGACTGGAAGCCGAAGGACGAAGGGGCGGGCTACAACCTCCCCTGGATTCTCGAACCGCTGGCCTCGGTCAAGGACGACCTGCTGGTCCTCAGCGGCCTCGAACAGCACAACGGCCAGGCCCTCGGCGACGGCCCCGGCGACCACGCGCGGTCGCTCTCCTCGTTCCTGACCGGCGCCCATCCCTACAAGACCGACGGCGCGAACATCAAGGTCGGGATCTCGGTCGACCAGATGGCGGCCGTCCACATCGGCGGTCGCACGCGGCTGCCGTCGCTGGAGCTGGGCATCGAGCGCGGCGGCCAGTCGGGCAACTGCGATTCGGGGTACAGTTGCGCTTACTCGTCGAACATCTCGTGGCGGTCGGCGACGACGCCGATGGCCAAGGAGGTCAACCCCCGATTCGTCTTCGACCGCCTGTTCAGTGGGCGCGGCAAGACCGGAACGGCCGCCGAACGGCAGAAGCGCGAGTTGTACGAGCGGAGCATCCTCGATTACGTCCTCGAAGACGCCCAGTCGCTTCGCGGCCGGATCGGGCTCAACGACCGTCGCAAGATGGACGAGTACCTGACCTCGGTCCGCGAGATCGAACAGCGGATCGCCAAGGCCGAGACCCCGGTGCAGCTCGACGGCGGCGTCGCGCGGCCGTCGGGCGTCCCGAAGGACTACGCCGAGCACGTCCGGCTGATGTTCGAGTTGATCGCCCTGGCCTTCCAGACCGACACGACCCGGATCTGCACCTTCATGTTCGCCAACGAGGGGAGCAGCCGCCCCTACCCGTTCCTGGACGTTCCCGAAGGCCACCACGACCTGTCGCACCACGGCGGCGACGCCAAGAAGCACGCCAAGATCCGCAAGATCAACCGGTTCCACATCGAGGAGTTCGGACGCCTGCTGACCAGGCTCAAGTCGATCCGCGAGGGAGATCAGTCGGTCCTCGACAACTCGATGATCGTCTACGGCAGCGGCATCGGCGACGGCGACCGCCACAACCACGACGACCTCCCGGTCCTCTTCGCCGGCAAAGGCGGCGGCTCGATCAAGACCGGCCGTCACGTCGTCTACAAGCCGGAACCGCTCAACAACCTCTACCTCTCGATGCTCGACAAGATGGGCGTCCCCTGCGACCGCATCGGCGACAGCACGGGCAAGCTTGGCAAGCTCGACGGCTGA
- a CDS encoding prenyltransferase/squalene oxidase repeat-containing protein, whose translation MSPRTTLLFALSVLIPALGFGADAPAKLGPNSDTEAMGEFSTERGARFLGEVSVKWTRERKCGTCHTNYAHMMAGPLVKESPELLEVRNFFEGRAGGWDKPEKSAKPIAEGEIVATAAALAFNDAASTGKLHPITRAALDRMWTIQRPDGGWNWFDCDLPPSEDDDYYGTVLAAIAAGHAPEAYKETDAARRGLDKLRGYLRATPAPHLHHRALLLWASAGVDDLMDKADRERTIADLLAKQRPDGGWCLTSLGKWERRDGTANPEDAPSDGYGTGYVVYVLRKAGVAPDAEPIRRGVAWLKTHQRASGRWFTRSPSLDHAHYLTHAGTGFALMALSACGEK comes from the coding sequence ATGTCCCCACGAACGACGTTGCTGTTCGCCTTGAGCGTTCTCATTCCCGCCCTCGGCTTCGGCGCCGACGCGCCGGCCAAGCTCGGCCCGAATTCCGACACGGAGGCCATGGGCGAATTCTCGACCGAGCGCGGGGCGCGATTCCTCGGCGAGGTCTCCGTCAAATGGACGCGGGAGCGGAAGTGCGGCACCTGCCACACGAACTACGCGCACATGATGGCCGGGCCGCTGGTCAAGGAATCGCCCGAGCTGCTCGAAGTCCGAAACTTCTTCGAGGGCCGGGCCGGCGGTTGGGATAAGCCCGAGAAATCGGCCAAGCCGATCGCGGAGGGGGAGATCGTCGCCACCGCGGCGGCCCTCGCGTTCAACGACGCCGCCTCGACCGGCAAGCTCCACCCGATCACCCGCGCCGCGCTCGATCGGATGTGGACGATCCAGCGGCCCGACGGGGGCTGGAACTGGTTCGACTGCGACCTGCCCCCCTCCGAGGACGACGACTATTACGGGACGGTCCTCGCCGCGATCGCGGCCGGCCACGCTCCGGAAGCGTACAAGGAGACCGATGCGGCCCGGCGCGGGCTCGACAAGCTTCGCGGCTATCTTCGGGCCACGCCAGCTCCCCACCTTCACCATCGGGCGTTGCTGCTCTGGGCCTCGGCCGGCGTCGACGACCTGATGGACAAGGCCGACCGCGAGCGGACGATCGCCGACCTCCTTGCCAAGCAGCGCCCCGACGGCGGTTGGTGCCTCACCTCGCTGGGGAAATGGGAGCGGCGCGACGGGACGGCGAACCCCGAGGACGCCCCTTCCGACGGCTACGGCACGGGCTACGTCGTCTACGTGCTACGGAAAGCGGGCGTGGCCCCGGACGCCGAGCCGATCCGGCGGGGCGTCGCGTGGCTCAAGACCCACCAGCGCGCCTCCGGGCGGTGGTTCACTCGCTCGCCGAGCCTCGACCACGCCCACTACCTTACCCACGCCGGAACCGGCTTCGCCCTGATGGCTCTGTCGGCGTGCGGAGAGAAATGA
- a CDS encoding MutS-related protein, with amino-acid sequence MLERQALPPACDDLHSEYTRRQANHERALARWERVDRRVADARLIVFVAALALAFFVYRLGRPSAVWLAAPGAAFVALLLVHEPIRLRARRANRAIDFYKRGLARMEDRWAGGGVQGLNFLDLEHPYAADLDLFGPGSLFERLCTARTRAGEEALASWLLAPATPEVIAARHQAVDELRPRLDLREDLELLGADVRAGLDPVVLAEWGNAPRVFPDRSIHVATLTLSILGVSSVIGWLFFDTGLLPMFFMLAVEGTFAMWLAKRVKHVVAAVDERGHDLVLLSGLLERLEREPLETPLLLSLRKALETEGRPASKQIQRLARLIHLLDCRNNQFFAPFAAVMLWGTQLAMAIDAWRAESGPAIGRWLAAVGDFEALSALAAYAAENPGDPFPEIVVDQVCYEAEGLGHPLLPRLDCVVNDVTLGGEIHALVVSGSNMSGKSTLLRSIGVSTVMALAGSPVRAKRLRIAPLAVGATLRVQDSLQAGKSRFYAEITRVRQIVDVSRGPIPLLFLLDELFSGTNSHDRRIGAEAVLRGLLERGSIGLITTHDLALADVVAGLGPRTLNVHFEDHFEDGRMRFDYRMHPGVVQHSNALALMRAVGLDV; translated from the coding sequence ATGCTCGAACGCCAAGCTCTTCCGCCCGCGTGCGACGATCTCCACTCCGAATACACTCGTCGTCAGGCGAACCACGAGCGGGCCCTCGCGCGCTGGGAGCGGGTCGACCGCCGCGTGGCCGACGCCCGGCTGATCGTGTTCGTCGCGGCCCTGGCCCTCGCCTTCTTCGTCTACCGGCTGGGTCGGCCGTCGGCGGTCTGGCTGGCGGCTCCGGGCGCGGCCTTCGTTGCGCTCTTGCTGGTGCACGAGCCGATCCGGCTGCGCGCCCGCCGCGCGAACCGGGCGATCGACTTCTACAAGCGGGGGCTGGCCCGGATGGAGGACCGCTGGGCCGGCGGCGGCGTCCAGGGCTTGAATTTCCTCGACCTCGAACACCCCTACGCGGCGGATCTCGACCTGTTCGGGCCGGGCTCGCTGTTCGAACGCCTCTGCACGGCGCGGACGCGGGCCGGCGAGGAGGCTCTGGCGTCCTGGCTGCTGGCTCCGGCGACGCCCGAGGTGATCGCCGCCCGGCACCAGGCGGTGGACGAGCTGCGCCCGCGCCTCGACCTTCGCGAAGACCTCGAATTGCTCGGCGCCGACGTCCGGGCGGGGCTCGATCCGGTGGTGCTCGCGGAATGGGGGAACGCCCCCCGGGTCTTTCCCGACCGGTCAATCCACGTTGCGACTCTGACGCTTTCCATCCTCGGCGTCTCTTCCGTGATCGGCTGGCTGTTCTTCGACACGGGCCTGTTGCCGATGTTCTTCATGCTGGCTGTCGAGGGGACCTTCGCGATGTGGCTGGCGAAGCGCGTGAAGCACGTCGTGGCGGCCGTCGATGAGCGCGGGCACGACCTGGTGTTACTTTCGGGCCTGCTCGAACGTCTGGAACGCGAGCCGTTAGAGACGCCGTTGCTCTTGTCGCTTCGCAAGGCGCTCGAAACCGAGGGGCGGCCGGCGTCGAAGCAGATTCAGCGGCTCGCGCGTTTGATCCACCTGCTCGACTGCCGGAACAACCAGTTCTTCGCGCCGTTCGCCGCCGTAATGCTCTGGGGAACACAGTTAGCGATGGCGATCGACGCCTGGCGGGCCGAGTCGGGCCCGGCCATCGGCCGTTGGCTCGCGGCCGTCGGCGACTTCGAGGCGCTCTCGGCCCTGGCGGCCTACGCGGCCGAGAATCCGGGCGACCCGTTCCCCGAGATCGTCGTCGATCAGGTCTGCTACGAGGCCGAGGGCCTGGGACATCCGTTGCTCCCCCGCCTTGATTGCGTCGTCAACGACGTGACGCTGGGCGGCGAGATTCACGCTTTGGTCGTCAGCGGATCGAACATGTCGGGCAAGAGCACGCTGCTGCGATCGATCGGGGTCTCGACGGTCATGGCCCTGGCCGGCTCGCCGGTTCGCGCGAAGCGGCTGCGGATCGCGCCACTGGCTGTGGGCGCGACGCTCCGCGTCCAGGATTCGCTCCAGGCCGGCAAGTCGCGGTTCTATGCGGAGATCACCCGGGTCCGGCAGATCGTCGACGTCTCACGCGGGCCAATCCCGCTCTTGTTCCTGCTCGACGAGCTGTTCAGCGGGACGAACTCGCACGACCGCCGCATCGGCGCGGAAGCGGTCCTTCGCGGCCTCCTCGAACGTGGGAGCATCGGCCTGATCACGACCCACGATTTGGCCCTCGCCGACGTCGTCGCCGGCCTCGGCCCCCGGACGCTCAACGTCCACTTCGAAGACCACTTCGAAGACGGCCGCATGCGGTTCGACTACCGGATGCACCCCGGCGTCGTCCAGCACTCCAACGCCCTCGCCCTGATGCGCGCCGTGGGGCTGGACGTCTGA
- a CDS encoding FtsK/SpoIIIE domain-containing protein — protein MSPSTSLRTTGGEADAESSHDPAGPDHAPVPDLIRQEREAVRSILELIADRATTETEIEETRRSRTAEADSEYNRKKQGLKAKVEQLDRDSRSGDEQRRRSIVEAATAGEAQAKTEFAFASRRIASEFDTLRETARASHARARSEATAQHEAGQKVALRDHAVAKKPVTDALDIAKSYRNRLVALAESYRKFGLDPEIPPPTRESYTKFASGADELFTRVSRMNEPLKLLEKLVIPKSLKGTNEAWVYVTMVALALTLAVLVGADLTVAAVLAGVGLVLALALRMWLVNLSKFQLERLYKPLTQSLADAQGLGSYCNAQVDLQLQEALKRLTTQQEVDLQRAKDDHARTVAQGETDRDEKLRKINEVYAQKLTDLQTHQAKQMMEAVQAHDNRMADLKSKNEAGITKLEDGYRAVKEQIRAAYENDRRILTARWREGLSQAADALDDVTRRARLLGVDWEDPEWPQRELPRSAPSALPFGTFAFDLAAIPHGLPADASLMEGLPSSFRLPALRAFPSSANLLVETSAEGRTTALVALQAAMTRILASVPPGMVRFTIIDPIGIGRNFGAFMHLADFDEALVNGQVWTDARQIEERLADLESHMELVTQKYLRNEYAAIEDYNAVAGEVAEPYRVLVVADFPTKFDEKAAARLSAIIAGGTPCGVLTMMAVDVTRELPTGCRLTDLRPYCTRLSWDDGKLVWDDDQLGGYPLKLDAPPAVDTATRLIQKIGEAARVAKRVEVPFEFIVPTPDSWWTGDSRSGIDVSLGKAGAAKRQNLTLGHGTSQHVLIAGRTGSGKSTLMHAMITNLALSYSPDEIDLYLIDFKKGVEFKVYATYNLPHASVVAIESEREFGISVLQRLDAELKIRADRFRDAGVQDIQGYRNAPGTPPLPRILLVVDEFQEFFVEEDKVAQEAALLLDRLVRQGRAFGIHIELGSQSLGGAFTLARSTLGQMGVRIALQCSDADSHLILSENNVAAKLLSRPGEAIYNDANGAPEGNHFFQVVWLSENAREDYLRKIRDLADERKPKLARTPIVFEGDAPAEVERNPALAERIEADAWPASPRSAMAWLGDPVAIKEPTSALFRRQGGNHLLIVGQNEEAALGVIASGLISLAVQFAPAESDTVRAGARFWVLDGTPEDHHFADRLKHVAEALPHGIKVGGWREAAAFLSEVAGELERRQQPEADDGPELFLFIHDLPRFRDLRRREDDFSFGRRDDDSSPPDQIDLILREGPGYGIHLIAWCDTVNNLNRCFTLQHLREFAMRVLFQMGPTDSGHLLDNPAASKLGTNRALFFSEEHNRLEKFRPYGLPSESWLSHIHDRLHQRS, from the coding sequence GTGAGCCCCTCGACCTCTCTGAGAACCACCGGCGGCGAGGCCGACGCCGAGTCCTCTCACGACCCGGCCGGACCGGACCATGCGCCGGTTCCCGACCTGATCCGCCAGGAACGCGAGGCCGTCCGCTCGATCCTCGAACTGATCGCCGACCGGGCGACGACCGAAACGGAGATCGAGGAAACCCGCCGATCGCGAACCGCCGAGGCGGATTCGGAATACAACCGCAAGAAACAAGGGCTCAAGGCGAAGGTCGAGCAGCTCGACCGCGATTCGCGGTCCGGCGACGAGCAGAGGAGGCGGTCGATCGTCGAGGCGGCGACGGCCGGCGAAGCCCAGGCCAAGACCGAGTTCGCGTTCGCCAGCCGGCGGATCGCCTCGGAGTTCGACACCCTCCGCGAGACCGCCAGAGCCAGCCACGCCCGAGCCCGGTCGGAAGCGACAGCCCAGCACGAAGCCGGACAGAAGGTCGCGCTCAGAGACCACGCCGTCGCCAAGAAGCCGGTGACCGACGCCCTCGACATCGCCAAATCGTACCGCAACCGCCTCGTCGCCCTGGCGGAGTCGTACCGCAAGTTCGGCCTCGACCCCGAGATCCCGCCCCCCACCCGCGAGTCGTACACCAAGTTCGCCAGCGGCGCCGATGAGCTGTTCACGCGGGTCTCGCGGATGAACGAGCCCCTCAAGCTGCTCGAAAAGCTGGTGATCCCCAAATCGTTGAAGGGGACGAACGAGGCGTGGGTCTACGTCACGATGGTCGCGCTCGCGCTGACGCTCGCCGTCCTCGTCGGTGCCGACCTCACCGTCGCGGCGGTCCTGGCCGGCGTCGGCCTGGTGCTGGCCCTCGCGCTCCGGATGTGGCTGGTCAACCTCTCGAAATTCCAGCTCGAACGCCTCTACAAACCCCTGACGCAGTCGCTCGCCGACGCTCAGGGGCTGGGCTCGTACTGCAACGCCCAGGTCGACCTCCAGTTGCAAGAGGCCCTCAAACGGCTGACGACTCAGCAGGAAGTCGACCTCCAGCGAGCCAAGGACGACCACGCCCGGACGGTCGCGCAGGGCGAGACCGACCGCGACGAGAAGCTCCGTAAGATCAACGAGGTCTACGCGCAGAAGCTCACCGACCTGCAAACCCATCAGGCCAAGCAAATGATGGAAGCCGTGCAGGCTCACGACAACCGCATGGCCGACCTGAAGTCAAAGAACGAGGCCGGAATCACCAAGCTCGAAGACGGCTACCGAGCCGTCAAGGAGCAGATCCGGGCGGCCTACGAAAACGACCGCCGCATCCTCACGGCTCGCTGGCGCGAGGGCTTGAGCCAGGCGGCGGACGCGCTCGACGACGTGACCCGCCGGGCGCGACTGCTGGGCGTCGACTGGGAAGATCCCGAATGGCCCCAGCGCGAGCTTCCGCGGTCGGCCCCCTCGGCCCTGCCGTTCGGAACCTTCGCCTTCGACCTCGCGGCCATCCCCCACGGCCTGCCGGCCGACGCCTCGCTGATGGAAGGGCTGCCGTCGAGCTTCCGCCTGCCGGCCCTCCGCGCGTTTCCGTCGTCGGCGAACCTGCTGGTGGAGACCTCGGCCGAAGGGCGGACAACGGCCCTGGTCGCGCTCCAAGCGGCGATGACGCGGATTCTCGCCAGCGTGCCGCCAGGGATGGTCCGGTTCACGATCATCGACCCGATCGGCATCGGCCGCAACTTCGGGGCGTTCATGCACCTGGCCGACTTCGACGAGGCGCTCGTCAACGGCCAGGTCTGGACCGACGCCCGGCAGATCGAGGAGCGGCTTGCCGACCTCGAAAGCCACATGGAGCTGGTCACCCAGAAGTACCTCCGCAACGAGTACGCCGCGATCGAGGACTACAACGCCGTGGCCGGCGAGGTGGCCGAGCCGTACCGCGTGTTGGTGGTCGCCGACTTCCCGACCAAGTTCGACGAGAAGGCCGCCGCCCGGCTGTCGGCGATCATCGCGGGAGGCACGCCCTGCGGCGTCTTGACGATGATGGCCGTCGACGTCACCCGCGAGCTTCCCACCGGCTGCCGGCTGACCGACCTCCGCCCCTACTGCACGCGGCTGAGCTGGGACGACGGCAAGCTCGTCTGGGACGACGACCAGCTCGGCGGCTACCCGCTGAAGCTCGACGCGCCGCCGGCCGTCGACACGGCCACCCGGCTGATCCAGAAGATCGGCGAGGCCGCGCGGGTCGCCAAGCGGGTCGAGGTCCCGTTCGAGTTCATCGTGCCGACTCCCGATTCGTGGTGGACCGGCGACAGCCGGTCGGGCATCGACGTCTCGCTCGGCAAGGCCGGCGCCGCCAAGCGCCAGAACCTGACGCTCGGCCACGGCACCTCGCAGCACGTCCTGATCGCCGGCCGAACGGGGTCGGGTAAGTCAACGCTGATGCACGCGATGATCACCAACCTGGCGCTCTCGTACAGCCCCGACGAGATCGACCTCTACCTGATCGACTTCAAGAAAGGGGTCGAGTTCAAGGTCTACGCGACCTACAACCTGCCCCACGCCAGCGTCGTGGCGATCGAGAGCGAGCGCGAGTTCGGCATCAGCGTCTTGCAGCGGCTCGACGCCGAGTTGAAGATCCGCGCCGATCGGTTTCGCGACGCCGGCGTGCAAGACATTCAAGGCTACCGCAACGCCCCCGGCACGCCCCCCCTGCCCCGGATCTTGCTGGTCGTCGACGAGTTCCAGGAGTTCTTCGTCGAGGAGGACAAGGTCGCGCAAGAAGCCGCGCTCCTGCTCGACCGCCTGGTCCGCCAGGGTCGCGCTTTCGGCATCCACATCGAGCTCGGTTCGCAGAGCCTGGGAGGCGCGTTCACGCTGGCCCGGAGCACGCTCGGGCAGATGGGCGTGCGGATCGCGCTCCAGTGCAGCGACGCCGACTCGCACCTGATTCTCTCCGAAAACAACGTGGCCGCGAAGCTGCTCTCGCGCCCCGGCGAGGCGATCTACAACGACGCCAACGGCGCGCCCGAGGGCAACCACTTCTTCCAGGTCGTCTGGCTGTCGGAGAACGCCCGCGAAGACTACCTGCGGAAGATCCGCGACCTGGCCGACGAGCGCAAGCCCAAGCTCGCGCGCACGCCGATCGTCTTCGAAGGCGACGCCCCGGCCGAGGTCGAGCGCAACCCGGCGCTCGCCGAGCGGATCGAGGCCGACGCCTGGCCCGCCTCGCCCCGATCGGCCATGGCCTGGCTCGGCGACCCCGTGGCGATCAAGGAGCCGACCTCGGCCCTGTTCCGCCGCCAGGGGGGAAATCATCTGTTGATCGTCGGTCAGAACGAGGAGGCGGCCCTCGGCGTGATCGCTTCCGGGCTCATCAGCCTGGCCGTCCAGTTCGCCCCGGCCGAGTCCGACACGGTCCGCGCCGGAGCGAGGTTCTGGGTGCTCGACGGCACCCCCGAGGATCACCATTTCGCCGACCGACTCAAACACGTCGCCGAGGCGCTGCCGCACGGCATCAAGGTCGGCGGCTGGCGCGAGGCGGCCGCGTTCCTGTCCGAGGTCGCCGGCGAGCTGGAGCGCCGCCAGCAGCCCGAGGCCGACGACGGTCCCGAGCTGTTCCTGTTCATCCACGACCTGCCCCGGTTCCGCGACCTCCGCCGTCGCGAGGACGATTTCAGCTTCGGCCGCCGCGACGACGATTCCTCGCCGCCAGATCAGATCGACCTGATCCTCCGCGAAGGCCCGGGGTACGGAATCCACCTGATCGCCTGGTGCGACACCGTGAACAACCTCAACCGCTGCTTCACGCTCCAGCACCTCCGCGAGTTCGCCATGCGGGTCCTCTTCCAGATGGGGCCGACCGACTCGGGCCACCTGCTCGACAACCCGGCCGCGTCGAAGCTCGGCACCAACCGCGCCCTATTCTTCAGCGAGGAGCACAACCGACTGGAGAAGTTCCGCCCGTACGGACTCCCTTCGGAAAGCTGGCTCAGCCACATCCATGACCGCCTGCATCAACGGTCGTAA